The following coding sequences lie in one Pseudomonas monsensis genomic window:
- a CDS encoding anti-virulence regulator CigR family protein, with protein sequence MKMPKRLIAGLGALMISATPLLASADPRDDHDHGGPQPGHYENRGDDHRGPQNDHRGGPPRDFGPVRQTIRDNHGYFVRGAPPPPGIHLERGRPLPRGYYGERLDGRALSRLPVYPGYEWRRAGGDIVLIAVGTGIIYEILDGVLY encoded by the coding sequence ATGAAAATGCCGAAACGTCTGATTGCCGGACTGGGCGCACTGATGATCAGCGCGACACCGCTGCTGGCCAGCGCCGATCCACGTGATGATCATGACCACGGCGGCCCGCAACCGGGCCATTACGAGAACCGCGGTGACGATCACCGTGGTCCGCAGAACGACCACCGTGGCGGCCCGCCGCGCGATTTCGGACCGGTACGGCAGACCATCCGCGACAACCACGGCTACTTCGTGCGCGGTGCACCGCCACCGCCGGGCATCCATCTGGAACGCGGCCGGCCGTTGCCGCGCGGCTATTACGGCGAACGGCTGGACGGTCGGGCGCTGAGCCGCTTGCCGGTGTACCCAGGCTATGAATGGCGCCGGGCCGGGGGCGACATCGTGCTGATTGCGGTGGGCACCGGGATCATTTACGAAATTCTGGATGGGGTTTTGTATTGA
- a CDS encoding DUF7844 domain-containing protein: protein MKSLAAWLLAGAMLLLGNSAHAGLQLRLKTDGLSPAQQQASQALIDEALQKLPPSFIERLDRRIDVGWTDDMPGNAYGQATLVAELDLNRKLLAGLTDGSAAKEKTNRPHGTVRQELLATVLHEITHIYDRARLWPSAERTLIQRCTRRFNSAGLIGIPDECRGQNGRRFTLSDDPRLLDLAGWQQYVGRRGEREQHNRQIARSPDLYEISSPKEFVAVNMEYFLLDPSYACRRPALYRYYQQHFGWAPPTKDTCSKTFAFLNAGNDFAKQPLGQVDPERVYAVDYLLAEANQNWVSRWGHSMLRLVICAPGRPRGPDCRLDLDQHLVLSYRAFVGDVQLSSWDGLVGKYPSRLFVLPLAQVIDEYTKTELRSLASVPLNLSRAEIEGVVEHAAEMHWSYDGNYFFLSNNCAVEGLKLLRSGSDNAQLVGLDSIMPNGLLEVLKGRGLADTSVLDDPKEALRLGYRFDSFRDRYQAMFDVLKKQLPIKQNTVEEWLSLSAEERRPWFERADLRTSAALLLLEQASYRRQLLLAQDEVKQRYLGARELENGGMDKANATLQEILANSGFLSRPAELLDSRGYGLPQPTEFSRLEAESSQRQKKLLALSGDLDAEVRKLLEPKRAAEIAASETNVKQIGEHLRKLHKASGGLELP from the coding sequence GTGAAGTCACTCGCCGCCTGGCTACTGGCCGGGGCGATGTTGCTGCTTGGCAACAGCGCCCACGCGGGCCTGCAACTGCGGCTCAAGACCGACGGTCTGAGCCCTGCCCAGCAACAGGCCAGTCAGGCGCTGATCGATGAAGCCCTGCAGAAGCTGCCGCCCAGCTTCATCGAGCGGCTGGACCGGCGCATTGATGTCGGCTGGACCGACGACATGCCCGGCAATGCCTATGGCCAGGCCACGCTGGTGGCGGAACTCGATCTGAACCGCAAACTGCTCGCCGGTCTCACCGACGGCAGTGCGGCCAAAGAGAAAACCAATCGCCCCCACGGCACTGTGCGTCAGGAACTGCTCGCCACGGTGCTGCACGAAATCACCCACATCTATGACCGCGCCCGCCTGTGGCCCAGCGCCGAACGTACGCTGATCCAGCGCTGCACCCGGCGTTTCAACAGCGCCGGGCTGATCGGCATTCCCGATGAGTGTCGTGGCCAGAACGGCCGCCGCTTCACCCTCAGCGATGATCCGCGCCTGCTCGACCTCGCCGGATGGCAGCAGTACGTCGGTCGCCGTGGGGAACGTGAACAACACAATCGGCAGATTGCCCGCAGCCCGGACCTGTACGAGATCTCCAGCCCGAAGGAATTCGTCGCGGTCAACATGGAGTATTTCCTCCTCGACCCGAGTTACGCCTGTCGGCGTCCGGCGCTGTACCGCTATTACCAGCAACACTTCGGCTGGGCGCCGCCGACCAAGGACACCTGCAGCAAGACCTTCGCCTTCCTGAACGCCGGTAACGACTTCGCCAAGCAACCCTTGGGACAGGTCGATCCGGAGCGGGTCTACGCCGTCGACTATCTGTTGGCCGAAGCCAATCAGAACTGGGTCAGTCGCTGGGGCCACAGTATGTTACGCCTGGTGATCTGCGCACCGGGTCGGCCGCGCGGACCGGACTGCCGACTCGATCTGGACCAGCATCTGGTGCTGTCCTATCGCGCCTTCGTCGGCGACGTGCAACTGTCGAGTTGGGACGGACTGGTCGGCAAGTATCCGTCACGCCTGTTCGTGTTGCCGCTGGCCCAGGTCATCGACGAATACACCAAGACCGAACTGCGCAGCCTTGCCTCCGTGCCGCTGAACCTGTCGCGCGCTGAAATCGAAGGGGTGGTCGAGCACGCCGCCGAGATGCACTGGAGCTACGACGGCAACTACTTCTTCCTCTCCAACAACTGCGCGGTGGAAGGCCTGAAACTGTTGCGCAGCGGCAGCGACAACGCGCAACTCGTCGGTCTGGACAGCATCATGCCCAACGGTTTGCTGGAAGTGCTCAAGGGCCGTGGCCTGGCCGATACCAGCGTGCTGGATGATCCGAAAGAGGCGCTGCGCCTGGGCTATCGCTTCGACTCGTTCCGCGACCGCTACCAGGCGATGTTCGATGTGTTGAAGAAGCAGTTGCCGATCAAACAGAACACCGTTGAAGAGTGGCTGTCGTTATCGGCCGAAGAGCGCCGGCCGTGGTTTGAGCGCGCAGACCTGCGCACCAGTGCTGCCCTGCTGCTGTTGGAGCAGGCCAGTTACCGCCGTCAGTTGTTGCTGGCGCAGGATGAGGTCAAGCAGCGCTACCTGGGTGCCCGCGAGCTGGAAAACGGCGGCATGGACAAGGCCAATGCGACCTTGCAGGAGATTCTCGCCAACAGCGGCTTCCTCAGCCGCCCGGCGGAATTGCTCGACAGCCGCGGTTACGGCTTGCCACAGCCGACCGAGTTCAGCCGCCTGGAAGCGGAAAGCAGTCAGCGGCAGAAAAAACTGCTGGCGCTGTCCGGCGATCTGGACGCGGAAGTGCGCAAGTTGCTGGAACCCAAGCGCGCGGCCGAAATTGCAGCCAGTGAAACCAATGTGAAACAGATCGGTGAACATCTGCGCAAATTGCACAAGGCTTCCGGCGGACTGGAACTGCCCTGA
- a CDS encoding DUF2388 domain-containing protein, which produces MRSPLIAAALGLFLLADVAQAHTLVATSNIIVRASQRTIDFTSDTTTSIRDSKIIREAHDDAASFVATNGEIRGAHLEAALNTLRTRVPEARDASDQVLAEAILAL; this is translated from the coding sequence ATGCGTAGCCCGCTGATTGCTGCCGCCCTTGGCCTGTTTTTGTTGGCCGACGTGGCCCAGGCGCACACCCTGGTAGCCACCAGTAACATCATCGTTCGTGCCTCCCAGCGCACCATTGATTTCACGTCCGATACCACCACGTCGATTCGCGATTCGAAAATCATCCGCGAAGCCCACGATGACGCGGCCAGTTTCGTTGCCACCAACGGCGAGATCCGTGGCGCGCACCTCGAAGCTGCGCTCAACACTCTGCGCACTCGTGTGCCGGAAGCGCGCGACGCCAGTGATCAGGTACTCGCCGAAGCCATCCTCGCACTGTGA
- a CDS encoding DUF2388 domain-containing protein produces MRFLTNLLIPSALISACWATSVDAFDVSTQNTVVTVWATGMVSSAPFDRKLLLAAHDDAAAFVASDGELRGAQLESALHYLRKSRPKLHVSDLELAQAILVQ; encoded by the coding sequence ATGCGTTTTCTGACCAACCTGCTTATTCCTTCGGCCTTGATCAGCGCCTGCTGGGCGACGTCGGTCGATGCCTTCGATGTTTCCACCCAGAACACCGTAGTGACGGTATGGGCTACCGGAATGGTGTCTTCTGCGCCATTCGACCGTAAACTGTTGCTCGCCGCTCACGATGACGCGGCGGCGTTTGTTGCCAGTGACGGTGAATTGCGAGGCGCGCAGCTCGAATCCGCCCTGCATTACCTGCGCAAATCCCGACCAAAACTTCATGTCAGCGACCTTGAACTGGCACAGGCAATTCTCGTCCAATAG